The DNA segment TCTCTATTTTCCGACCGGTCGACCGTTTTTGAAAGCTTCTACAGCATCTTTTAGGCTTGATGCGGCCTCTTTTGGAGCATGTACGTAGCTAAATATGTAGGGTACTTCGTCGTCCTTTGTGCCTACCTGCACGACACCATAGTTGAATATCTCTTGTATAATTCCCGTCTGACGATAGCTTACTTCTACGACATCACCTAGTCCCACCGATTTAACATTACTTGAGAAAAGCGATAGTTGCGTTTTTTCTATGATACTTTCGTTGGTCAAGAAAAAAAGATTGTTGACGTATACCCAGTAAAGAATGTAAAGTCCCGTTGCTATACCGACACAGAGTAGTACGCCGATAAGCAGTATAATGTTGTAATCAATGCTAGTAGGTAAGCGCATGCTGCTCGATACCTGAGGATAAAGAATTGCCCCTGCAACAACCAGCGAAATAAAGATGACTGACATGATAACTGGGGCAAGCATTCCTATCATATTCCGCCGAACCGAGAGAATAACGAATTCGTGTTCACTTAGATCAAGCTGCGGGTACCGCCTGACTGACTTATCGTGCTTCTCCTGTAACTCTGGTGAAATCTCCTGCTTAAGCGGTTCAAGAGGTCGAGTAAGGTGAACAATGGTTGGCGGCACGACAGGTTGGCTTGTAACGTCCGTCTCCTCATCTGCTACTGGATGAGCGTAGAGAGGCTGACCGTCGGCATCATAGGCAACTGGCTTATCATAGTTCACCGGCTCGTCATTCATGAGCTTATTATACTATATGGTCACGTATTTTTTACTTGTTTGCCAAGGTGCCGATAGGCGCGCTGCGTAACCCTTCTCCCCCTTGGAGTTCGTTCGATAAAACCAATTTTTAGTAAGTACGGTTCATAGAAATCCTCAATTGTCGTGGGCTCGTCGCCCGTAAGCGCCGCGATAGTGCTAAGGCCGACGGGGTTATCGCCATAGGCATCAATGATGGTTGAGATCATGTGGCGATCGGCTGGATCAAGCCCTTGTTCGTCAATCTCTAATAGCTCGAGTGCTTGGGTGGTCATAGAAAGGTCGATTATTCCATCACCATTCACGTCGGCATAGTCGCGGACACGTTTGAGCAAACGGTTGGCAATTCGCGGTGTGAGGCGTGCACGAGTACTTAATAGTACTGCTGCTTCCTCCTCGATCTTGCTACCAAGGATACCCGCAGAGCGTCTGAGGATCTCAGTAATTTCCTGGTGATTATAGAACTCAAGCCGATAGAGATGCCCGAAGCGGTCACGAAGTGGTGCGGCAAGCGCTCCCGTCCTTGTAGTGGCGCCGATGACGGTAAATCGAGGTAAATCGAGCCGAATACTTCGAGCGGCCGGGCCTTTTCCAATAACAATATCGAGTTTGAAATCCTCCATCGCCGCATAGAGAACTTCCTCAACGGTACGACTAAGGCGGTGAATCTCATCAATAAACAAAATATCTCCATCCTGTAAATTAGTGAGAATGCTCGCGAGGTCACCAGCCCGTTCAATAGCCGGCCCAGAACTTATGCGTATCGTTGCTCCCATCTCGTTAGCAATCACTGTTGCCATCGTTGTTTTCCCAAGACCCGGAGGGCCATAGAGCAAAATATGGTCGATAGGCTCACCGCGCTTTTTTGCTGCCGCGATACTGAGTTTGAGATTCTTTTTTAGCCGCTCTTGACCGATATATTCAGAAAACCGCTGCGGGCGCAGTGTCACTTCGATTTGCTGATCATCGTCATTATCACTTAGAGTTGTCTCTACAATTCGCTCAATAGCCATGTATCTATAGTAACAGGTCTCGTGAAGGCTTTGTGGTATTATGGGAGTCGATATGGTCAATATATACGACCCGGCTCCGATCTATGACTCCCTGACACCGGGAATTACTGAGTGGAATGATGCTCGACCCGAGATTGCTCAGGCATTGGGGTTGTCACCAAAAAAATATTCAGATAAATATGCAATCAACCAAGTTATGCTTGCGCTGGCGGAACAGGAGATCCCATACCGAGACTGGAGAGAAATAGGACAGCATGTCATCGACATGATTCGGCGATATCCGTTTCTCATGAACAGTTACTATCGTGTTGGCGATACCCTACTACCATCAGGGATAGCTTTTGATAATCTGGTGGGCAATCATCACATCGACGACTTTCCTGCTTTATTTGGCCTTGGTGAATACGAAGGCCACGGGTTACGCGGCGCGATCAATGGACGACAAACTCGTGATCCACGTAAGTCTTACCGCGGATTTTGCAGATCAGTTGGTCTCCCAAAGCCCTGGCCCGATAACTAGTGACCCTTGAGAGCCTCCCTCACGCGCTCGCTCGTGGGCAGTGTAGTATCGATCCCTTCAAGTGCCCGAGTCGCATCACTCAATGTGTAGCCGAGTGCGATGAGCGCCTCTAGTGCTTCATCACTCGTAGGCAATTCAGTCTGTACTCCACCGCGTTTTGCGTACACAATTGGCATCCCGACTTTATCTGATAAGTCGACCACCACGCGTTCTGCGGTTTTTTTGCCGACACCACTTGCGCCTGATATATAGGAGCTATCCGCGTTAGCAATTGCATTGCGCACGTGTTCGGCCTCACCAAGACTAAGAATTGCTAATGCGGCTTTTGGCCCGACTCCCTGCACAGTGATCAACATCTCAAACAACTTTTTTGCCGTCAGGCTACTAAATCCAAAGAGTTCTTCGGCCTGCTCACGAATATGGTGGTAGGTATAGAGCTTTGCTCGTTGATTGAGCGTAAAGGCGTCAAAATCAGCTAGCGTCACCGTTACTTCATACCCCACTCCCCCGACATCAACAATCAGAGCATTCCCAAACTTCTCAGCGACAGTTCCCTCGACATGTGCAATCATACGATCAATTATGTCACACTTTGTTGCAGTTTGCTGTATCGCTGGTATATCTTGTTCCGTCAAGTTGGGATTGATATATCGTGACAACCTGTCCAATTGATGTGTCGCAGGCCTGTATTTTATTAGCGCCGGGTTCCTGATGACAGTTTGCAGTGTCGGTCGAGTATTGGTAGGTCGTATAGGTCGCTGCGTCAATCGATACGATGGTGCCATTTGATAAATCACAGACCTGCATCTTTGGCGCTATGCAGTTTGTCGTATCTTTAGACTGTTTGGTCGTATCAAGTGCCGTCTCATTAATACTAATCACTTTCCCACTGCTAAGTTCGCAGACACTGATCATGGTTGGTTCAACATTACACGTCTCAGTCGGAAGGGCGCCTGACATAAAGTATTCCGTATAGGTATTTGGACCAGACTTTTCGGCTAAGCCACCATTCTTTGTACAAACCGACTTCTGGACGATACTCCTCGGCATGGTAAATGCTTTGTCGGGGATGGTTGCCAGGAGTTTTTTCATGGTATTTCTCCAAATCGGTCCCGCCATGTCTGACCCGCCGCTACGCATCACCGAGTTATCGTTGTTGCCCACCCACACGCCGACAACGTAGTCTTCTGTATAGCCAATCGTCCAGGCATCACGATTATCGTTCGTGGTTCCCGTCTTGACCGCAACGGTACGACCTGGCACTGTGAGGCTTGACCCAAATATAGGTGCACGAGCCGAATTGTCAGAGAGGATGCTCGATATCAAGTACGCACCTTCCTTGCTGATCGCCTGACGTACCACTGCGGGGCTAGACTCTACCTTACCACCAAACTTATCGTTTATTTCTTTGATGAGAGTTAGCTTACTGTATTGCTTACCACCATTAGCAAACGCTGCATAGGCATTTGCCATTTGCGCGAGAGGCACCTCAGCCGAACCAAGCGCAAGAGAAAGACCATAGTTTTTATCCTTGCTGACTGCTGAGACACCTAAGTTATTTGCTGCAACAATCGATTTGTCAATTGAATATTTTTGCATCACCTCAACACTTGGAATGTTGAGCGACTGGCTAATTGCTCTGCGTACCGAAATATCACCACGCTCTTTTTTGTCAGCATCGAGTGGTGTATAGTCACCACCAAATGTCGTCTTTACATCGTGAAGAATTGTCGCCGGAGTGATAACGCCATCAGCAAGTGCATACGCATAATAGATTGACTTAAATGTCGATGCGGGTTGACGTGCAGTCGTCACCATATTGACCTTACCCCACTGGGGATTATTGTAGTCTGCGCTCCCGATCAGTGCACGAACTTCTCCCGTTTTTGGATCAATGACAATACCACTTGCATTGCTTCCTCCCATAGCAGTGATGTGACCCATCCCCGCGTTGAGACTTTCCTGTAGTGTCTGCTGGGTTGATAGATCAAGGGTTGTTTTTACCTGGTAGCCTGAGCGCATTACCTTTTCGTAGCCGTATTTTTCACTTAATTCAGCGATGACCATTTCTGCAAAATGCGGTGCTACTGAGTTGACTTGGCTCGCACCCGCCCCATACTTGAGCTCCTCGGCCAGAGCGGCAGACTTTTGCTCCTCGGTGATATAACCGTTCGTTACCATACGACTTAATACAGTCGTTTGTTGACGTTTTGCATACTGCGCGTTCCCGCTGATGGGCGAATACGCACTTGGCGCAGGCAGTAGGCCTATAAGCATCGCGCTTTCGGCAAGATCGAGGTCATTAGGCGACTTGTTGAAATAAACTCGAGCAGCTTCCTCGATACCAAACGCATTCTCACCGAAATACACTGAGTTAAGATACATGTCAAGGATTTGATCCTTGGTATAGGTCTGCTCAATGGCAATTGACATGGTCAACTCTTGATATTTACGAAATATACTTCGCTCATCACTGAGGAGAGTATTTTTTGCGAGCTGTTGGGTGATCGTGGACCCGCCACCAACTCCGGTAAACAAGGCCCGAACTGTACTGAGCAAATTGAAGCCGCCGTGTTTATAGAAATCCTTGTCTTCACTCGCTATCAGGGCATGTTTAACGTTATCTGATATTTGTGATAACGGTACCAAGGCACGATGCTCGGCTCGGCCGACACTATAAAACGTCTTACCGTTGATATCAGTGAGAACGATACCGGTGTTGTTTCGGTTCATGAGCCGTTCCTGGTCGGCGATATCATGAGCATACATAACGTACGTAATGATCGGCGTCGCGATCAAAAAAATAAGTAGCGGGGAGAGCAAGACTAAGGTTTTCTTGCGCCAGCTTAAGTTACGAAACCAGACAAAGCGACCCTTATGGTGCGCTCCTGACCGCTTAGGACGAGATGCTCTCTTCATAGTTGAAAGGTTGGCATACCGACCCATCCGCGCTGGTGGTTTTTTTGTTTGCATACTTCCATTATACGCGGTTTATAGTCGATTCATAACCGCACACATGAGGGCTGCGGCGAGAGCATCTGCGCAGTCGTCAGGCTTTGGCGCCTCAACAAGATTGAGGTGCAGACGCACCATTTCCTGCATTTGCTTTTTTGTTGCGCGGCCATACCCCGTTATGGTCTGTTTTATCTGGAGAGGGGTGTACTCCTCGATACTTAGGCCTGCCTGTTGTCCAGCCAACATGGCGACACCACGTGCATGTGAGACGCTCATCGCTGTCGTCACATTTTGATTAAAAAACAGTTTCTCTATCGCCATTAGTTGCGGTTTAGTCTCTTCAATAATTCCTTGTAGGCTCGTATATATTTCCTCGAGCCGCTCAGCGAGCGGAGTATGCGGAGGAGTTGTGATAGCCCCGGCGGTAACAAGCACGGTCTTTCCTGCGGTAACTTCGATAACTCCAAAGCCCATGATTCCTGTACCAGGGTCGATACCAATTATTCTCATAGTGAGGCTATCCTTGTCTTTATTAGTTACAGCGAAATGACGGTTGCCGTTACTCTCGTACTCAGTATAGCGCGTATCACCGTCGATGACGAAGGGTGAGTCGGACGCGCTGTACCGCACTGCCAATTTCCTGACGCCATTCCCACAGTCCATACCCAAGTGCAATGGTAGCAATACCAGCAATCGTAACCCACGTTGTCCATGCTGTGGAAATAGCCTGAATCGGCTGTACAGCAAAGGGTACCACGGGCATCTCTGTGACCTTTATTTTTCGGCATCGGTTTGTTTCAGGATTTCTTTCCCACCCTTCGTCACATGCTTGAAGTATGTCGTCGGTACTTGCAATCTTCTTACACCGGCCAGTTTCTGGATTACGGAACTGATCATCTGCGCAAGGTTTCAGCGCACTTGAAACCGTTGCGACAATCGACCGACAACGTCCCGTCTCCTCACTACGATACTGACCGTCTCTACAGGGGGAAGGGACAGTCGCCTGGATGAGATTGCGACATCGGTTTGTCTCTGTACTGCGATACTGGTTGTCGCTACACGGTACAAGTCCGGTATCGGGTGCCGGAACATCGATCGTGACTTCCGGCGGTAGTTGGTTATTTCTCTGGGTTGGCGATGGCATCATCGCCTTCCACATGTGGTCACTTGAGTCGATTCCCCACGAGAGACCATTGTATTTCGCGAGAGTCATATCGGGATACTGGATTACGTCATACTGCACGGTACCAAAATAATCCTCAATCCACACGTACTTCCCTGTTGCAACAAGCGAAAGTGGGTGCAGATCATCACGTAGATGTACCGTAAGAAAGTCGTGAGCATTGAGAATCAACTCATCGTCAGGAGTCATGACTGACTGTTGCCAGTTGAAGGCATTTGTGAGCGACGCCATGTCGCCATAGCTGCCAACGCGAAGCCGATACTGATTGAGGTTGAGGGGTTTATCAGAGGTGTTTTCAACTTTTATATAGTCGCCGCATCGTAGGTCTATATCGGAAGCGACGCCCGGAGCGCAATCGACTGGGTTGGGATGTATCTCTGTAATGCTAAGCCCGCCCGCATCGCGTGGTGGCCGGTAGAGAACTGTTCCCTCAACAACAAGCGCCGATGTTTTCTTCACAAAATCAGTCGCAAAATCGCCCGTTTGCTTCAATGTTACATTGCCTCGCTGCTTGTGTTGCGCCCACAGGTAGTTGTCTTTTGGATTACTATTCCCCGCCATGGGCGGAATGTTTATTGACTGGGTGATGGTTTGCTGTCTCGATACGACAAGTGTTGAGATGTTTCCTGGCGTCGCCGTTTGGGATGTCGTAAAGGGAACTGCTCCTCTGATGAGTGTCGTATCGTACGCAAACGTAATGTAATGTCGTGACAGTAGCCAACCAGATGGCAAGCTGATTTCCCTCTGTCCTCCCACGGAGTCAATCGTCGTTATCGTGACCGCCCCCATATCGACCGCAACGCTTGACTGGTTAAACAACTCTGCGACCTCAAGTCGATCGCCCGTCGAAAAAGCGGTTAGTATCACATCTGGTGTTGACGTTACAGCTAGTGGTGGTGTTTGGGTTACAACGCTCGGAACAGTAATCGAGGCCGTATCTATACTGGCCTCCGCAAATGTAACACCAGGTAACATCACTACTGCACAAAGTATCACCAGCAACATGCGTGGTATATTCTTTCTCCCCACAATACCCCTCCAACAACTAATTCTCACTTAGGTATAGCGGAGAGGTATCGCACCATGCAACCATGAGCACGATAAAAATGTATATTTTACATCAACTCTCGTCGTCAATATCTACTTGGATATCGGCATTGGTATGAACGTTAACAACATCATCCAGCTCTTCGAGAGCGTCCAACACTTTCAGTAATTTACGTGCGATATCCGGGTCGACAATAGGCACGGTGGCATTTGGCACATACTGCAGTTCTGCATCAAGCACTGGCAAACCACTCTGAGCTATCGTTGCTCTACTATGTGCCAAGTCTTTCATGTCAGTATAGACAAGTATTTCGTCGTCTTCCTCAACGGCATCCTCTGCACCCGCGTCGAGCACCGTCATGAGGGCCGACTCATCGCTCGCCCCAACCCGAATTACGCCTTTTCGGGTAAACTGAAACGCAACACTGCCCGCATCAGCCATAGTGCCACCATTCTTTGTTATTGCTGTTCTGACTTCGGGGTAAGTACGGTTTTTGTTATCAGTTGCCGTTTCCACAATAATACCGACGCCACCAGGACCATAGCCCTCATAAGTGACCTCTTCAAGCGCCGCTGCGCTCTTGTCGGCAACACGATCTATCGCACGTTGGATATTGCTCATTGGCATATTGGCTGCCTTTGCCTTTTCGATAGCAAGTGCGAGCGCCGCATTCATCGTCGGGTCAACACCCGCGCGAGCAGCAATGGCAATTTGGTTACCAATACGCGTAAAAATAGCGCCGCGTTTCGCATCATTTGCTCCTTTATCGCGTTTGATTTTTGACCATTTGCTGTGACCGGACATCGCACCTCTCCACACTTTTTTAGTAGCTGATTTACCTACTATAACAGATGTAGCGCTTCTATTCTACTACTGATGCCTTGCGTAATTGATAACCGGTACGTCTCTGCATATACCAACATCCCACAGCGATAACCGTATACCACACACCGACCAGCCACCACGATATGACTCCACTTACCTGTGCCCACGGCAATGCTGCAAAGTAATGTATAAACCAAATCATCGTGTCGAGAAGGGCCTGAGCAGGATAGCCGACGAAACTTCCTATACCAGGGACCCATGCCCCAATACCCGCAACAGCCGTCAGTAGCATGGCAAGTGGCACAAACGGCAAAATAAGCAGATTCGAGAGAGGCGCAACGACAGAGAACTGCCCAAACAGTACACCGATAATCGGTGCGGTCATTAGCTGGGCAGCGACCGATTCGCCGACAATTTGCCGGATTGTTCCTGGTCGTTTGGTACCAAAAAAATATGCCTGCAACAGTGGCGCAACAAGCATTACGCCGCCAAAGGCAGCAAAACTCAACTCCCAGCCGATATTCCCCCACGCATAGCTAGGGTCGATCATCACCGTAATTGCCGCCGCGATCACGAGCAGCGTGAAAGGATGAAATGTCCTCCCCACATACCACGCCCAGAGAGCAAGTAGGGATACAATGCCAGCGCGCATCATACTCGGGCTTAATCCGGCAATCCCCGCGAACCCTAGTACTAGTGCAACACCCGTCATCCCAGCAAGATATTTTGATATTTTCTCAAACAGCCTTCTGCCAAGACGCACCAATATCGTGAGATTATACCCGCTCGCAACCACAATATGTGTCAAGCCAGCAATCTTTAGCGCCTCTGCCAAATCACTAGGCAAGCTATTCTTTTGTCCAAGTAGATACCCACTTCCCAGACTGGCCGCAGGCTCGGAAATCGTCTCGCGAATATTGGTTGCAACCGTATCTCGAACGACGAGAAATGGATCGCCTCCACTACGCCGCGACACGGTATCGAGGCGTGCATCATTTAGTGATGCTGCGAAACTACCAAATCCAGGTGTTAATTTGCCATCGACTGTTATCAAGTCACCTCGCTGAAGTGTAACGTTACCCTTTGTTGTTACCCACACATGCCCTACCAGGGCTGTATTGCCAGTCCCAAGCTCACTCAAGTGAATATTCGTCTGACCAAAATGGTTCAGCTCAACATCTTCGGCAATCACTCCACTGACTTTGATATGCTGCCCAAAGAGCGCAGTATAGGTTTCGACAACTGCTCGATCGACACTCCCCCGCCATAAACCGATCATAGCTCCGGCACCAAAGGCGATGATCACAAAGTAGCGTCGATGCTTCCACATACAAAGAGCCAACACCCCCATACCAGCCACATACCAATACCAATCTGATGCATGAGGCCACCAAAACGCAGTGGTAGCACCAACAACCATCCCCACACACGCTGCCGTGAGATGCCAAGTCGGATGGACTGTATCGCGTAGCCGTTGAAACATACCAGTATACTATCACACCACATTGGTTCGGGAGATGGCGCTGCCACTATCATTTGCTATGGCTAGCCTATACTAGTTGACAATCGCCTCTGTAAAATGGTATATTCTTGAAGACCACGAGACCCGTAGCTCAGCCCGATTGAGCAGTCGAGTACCTGCCTTTTGAAAGCAGTCCGGGCCGCGCGCACCTTCCGTACCCCCATATATATGGGCCCATAGCTCAGCCGGTTAGAGCACCTGCCTTTTAAGCAGGGTGTCGTGAGTTCAAGCCTCACTGGGCCCTCCATAGTAAAACGACCTACGTATTTGTAGGTCGTTTTACTATTTGCCTTTAGTATTCTCGCCTCGCCCGTGATTTACTTTGTGAGAGAGTAGGATGTCGACAATGGCAAGTACCAGACACACTGTGATAATAATTTTTTCATAGGAAATTAACTGCGTTATATACTGCTTGCTTGATTCATCGAGGACCACTGCGTTAGCAAATGCACCATACGTCAGCATAACTGCCAGGAGCGCAAATATACTACTTCCAACCACACGACGATGATGAGCGTGAACTCTCGGTGAGCGTGACATAACAAGAACTGCGGGTAATAACGTTAATACAATTGCCACGATACTCTCCAGCGGCGGACGAATAATAATGACTCCCGCACCCGCAACAAGTGGCGTCAAGCTGTCGGTCCATAGTTTTGCCAACACTGCACCGGCGGCGAGTGTTACAGCAGCAACACCGAATCGCCGACGAAATAGATATGCGGTCATAAATATAAAGAGAAAGTAGAGAACTAGGACGATGATGAAGCTCATGCCATCAGTATAGCACTAGCATAACCCTGAAGGCTGCCCTTACGCTCCTACTTTGTCTTTTTTGGGACGGCGTTTGGCATTTTGCTCGATATATTCGAGGATACGCTCAGCGACATTGCGGCCAGTAATCTGTTCTGGAGTTTTGATACTAGCACTTGAGTTGACCTCAAGAACGAGCGGACCACGCTCACTTCGCATCATATCGACGCCACAGACCGCCAGTCCCATTGACTTTGCTGCTTTCACCGCCGTTTTTCGCTCTTCGTCAGTTAACTTTACTGCCTTGCCGACACCGCCTTGATGTGTGTTGCTCCTGAAATCATCGTCAAGACTCTGGCGTTTAATGCTTGCAACGACACGCCCGCCAACCACAAGAGCACGGATATCAGTTCCGGCTGATTCTTTGACAAACTCCTGCACCAAAAAGTTTACACCCTCGACATAAAAGGCCTGCATTACGGCTTTGGCAGCTTTTTGCGTTTCAGCCAGTACCACACCATTGCCATGCGTGCCGCGAGCCACCTTGATAATCAGTGGCGCACCGCCCGCAAGCTCAACGACATCTTCAAAATTAGAGGTATCACGCGCAAAAACTGTCTTTGGAATACCAACCCCCGCCCTTGCCATAACCTGATAGGCGCGCAGTTTGTCGCGCGATCGATTGATTGCGATCGAACTCGCCGTCGTGAACGATCCTTGATTTTCAAACTGACGCAAAATTGCCGTACCGTATTTTGTGACGCTTTGGGCAATTCTCGGTATCACTGCATCATAATGATCCAGTGTCTTTCCTTCGTAACGAATAACTGGGTGGTCTTTTTCGATCGACACATAGCATTGGCTATAGGAAATAATATCGACGTCATGCCCTCGCTTCCGAGCCTCTTCAAAGAGACGCTGTGTCGAGTAGTTGGTTGGTTCATTGGACAAAATAGCAATTTTCATAAGTTTCGCTCCTCTTCGTCATCGGGCAATCCCTTGCCAATACGCACATCCACAGTATACTCTCCTTCACGCAAAAAACGTCGTCCTATCAGCACCGGATACCGTAGCTTACTTCGATCAGCAAGTGTCAACCGACAGCGACGCGTTTCACCGTTGATAGTCATCTGAGGAAAGATGACGTAGCGCAGTTGTACCCCATTGGCATTCTTTACTTCGGTCGTATCAAACTCTTGAGTGTGATGTAGTTCGCCAGTGTATCCTTTAACACTAGGGTGAAAAAGGATAAATTCCAATTCACCGTTACGGAGTTCTACCTTACTGCAGTCAATCGAGGAGCTATAGGCACCGGTGTCGACCTTTGCCGGAATGTCGTGGAGACCATAGTCAGCAAAGTCGACTCGTTCCGCTCTTCCCAATACTTTCGTCATTGTTTTCTCCTCTCTCTTTTAGCGATATCGACTAAAAACGCTGCGAGAGTTTCCTGGTAATAGATCGCCTCCTCGCCCCGCGCTCGGTCAAGTGTACCCGGCAGAGCATTGACTTCAAATAATACCCATCCGTTCTCTGTCAGCCCGAAATCTGCCGAATAAAAACGCTCAGAACCCAACGATGATAGCCGTGCATCAATTTGGCGGCTGAGCTGGACTAAGGCTTCCGGTATGTTAGATCGGTCAATCAGACACGTCTCGCCACCATAGCCAATATTTGATTTGTACTCTCCGTCGGGCGGAGTTCGAACCGTTGCGATGACAGGCTCACCGTTTTTGAGCACCACGCGAAAATCATGTCTACCTGTGGCAATGCCAGGAATGCCGCGTTCTGTTTCAACATATTGCTGAACCTGCCAAGGAAAATCTTTCCCATATTTCGTCACACTAAACTCATTTTTTGGCCCTACATACACGCCAGTTCCTGAGTTGCCGTAGAGTGTCTTAACGACAATGTGCGTACCAGGTATATCATCGAATGCTTCTTTCGACTCAGCGACTGTGTAGACAAGCCGTGATTTTGGATGGAAGTCTTCGAGTACCTGGTATGCTGCGTGTTTATCACTGCAGAGTTGACGAAATGCGAGTGTATTTACCTGGAGCAAACGATCGCCTTCGGGCACATCAAAAAAATCTTTGACATACAGCATATCAACCTTGATACGACCACGTTTCTCAAAACGATACCCACTACCATCATGCACCTGTACCCAGTGTTTCGTAAAAACACCATTTCCTTTATACGTCGACTGACCCATCAAAATCGCGACATAGCCGCCCAGCTCATTTATGCGGTCAATCAGTTCATGATATGCCTGTTTGTAATGAGCTGCCTTAAATACAAAAGTTTCGATATCGCGATGCTCACGAAAAAGCCCGATAACAGGTTGGTTATTCTGGCTCGCTGGTACTTGTTTCATATCGCAATAGTTTCCTGATAGCAATTTACCAAATTATAGCATTTTTTCATCTATAAGTCAATATTTGTATCTCTGTTTTTATTGGCTTTAGTGGCAATCATACCAATGGCTCAACTAAACAAGCCTCGTTTGGCCGCTCCATCAAATTGCTCGAGCAACTCACGCTGTTTTTTGCTTAACTTGGTTGGAGTGTCCACTACGATACTGACAATGTGTGCGCCGCGTGATTCACTCCGTAGGTGTGGCACGCCGTGTCCCGAGAGTTTAAAGTCTGTCCCGCTCTGTGTCCCAGCGGGTATTTTCATGGTGACCGTCCCGTCCACGGTCTCAATATCAATTTCACAGCCAAGTGTTGCCTGTACAAAACTAATGTGCTCTTCGCTCAAGATGAGGTTACCTTCACGCGTGAACTTCTTGTGAGCTTTGACTCGAATATGCACATACAGATCGCCCTTACTACCACCGCCAATTGCCTCACCATGACCTTTCAGACGAATGGTAGCCCCATCGTCAATTCCCGCTGGTATTTTTACGGTGATCATTTGTTCACGTCGCTCAGTGCCGGTACCACGACAGCGCGT comes from the Candidatus Saccharimonas aalborgensis genome and includes:
- a CDS encoding transglycosylase domain-containing protein, translating into MQTKKPPARMGRYANLSTMKRASRPKRSGAHHKGRFVWFRNLSWRKKTLVLLSPLLIFLIATPIITYVMYAHDIADQERLMNRNNTGIVLTDINGKTFYSVGRAEHRALVPLSQISDNVKHALIASEDKDFYKHGGFNLLSTVRALFTGVGGGSTITQQLAKNTLLSDERSIFRKYQELTMSIAIEQTYTKDQILDMYLNSVYFGENAFGIEEAARVYFNKSPNDLDLAESAMLIGLLPAPSAYSPISGNAQYAKRQQTTVLSRMVTNGYITEEQKSAALAEELKYGAGASQVNSVAPHFAEMVIAELSEKYGYEKVMRSGYQVKTTLDLSTQQTLQESLNAGMGHITAMGGSNASGIVIDPKTGEVRALIGSADYNNPQWGKVNMVTTARQPASTFKSIYYAYALADGVITPATILHDVKTTFGGDYTPLDADKKERGDISVRRAISQSLNIPSVEVMQKYSIDKSIVAANNLGVSAVSKDKNYGLSLALGSAEVPLAQMANAYAAFANGGKQYSKLTLIKEINDKFGGKVESSPAVVRQAISKEGAYLISSILSDNSARAPIFGSSLTVPGRTVAVKTGTTNDNRDAWTIGYTEDYVVGVWVGNNDNSVMRSGGSDMAGPIWRNTMKKLLATIPDKAFTMPRSIVQKSVCTKNGGLAEKSGPNTYTEYFMSGALPTETCNVEPTMISVCELSSGKVISINETALDTTKQSKDTTNCIAPKMQVCDLSNGTIVSIDAATYTTYQYSTDTANCHQEPGANKIQACDTSIGQVVTIYQSQLDGTRYTSDTANCNKV
- the ruvB gene encoding Holliday junction branch migration DNA helicase RuvB, whose translation is MAIERIVETTLSDNDDDQQIEVTLRPQRFSEYIGQERLKKNLKLSIAAAKKRGEPIDHILLYGPPGLGKTTMATVIANEMGATIRISSGPAIERAGDLASILTNLQDGDILFIDEIHRLSRTVEEVLYAAMEDFKLDIVIGKGPAARSIRLDLPRFTVIGATTRTGALAAPLRDRFGHLYRLEFYNHQEITEILRRSAGILGSKIEEEAAVLLSTRARLTPRIANRLLKRVRDYADVNGDGIIDLSMTTQALELLEIDEQGLDPADRHMISTIIDAYGDNPVGLSTIAALTGDEPTTIEDFYEPYLLKIGFIERTPRGRRVTQRAYRHLGKQVKNT
- the ruvA gene encoding Holliday junction branch migration protein RuvA, which translates into the protein MIAHVEGTVAEKFGNALIVDVGGVGYEVTVTLADFDAFTLNQRAKLYTYHHIREQAEELFGFSSLTAKKLFEMLITVQGVGPKAALAILSLGEAEHVRNAIANADSSYISGASGVGKKTAERVVVDLSDKVGMPIVYAKRGGVQTELPTSDEALEALIALGYTLSDATRALEGIDTTLPTSERVREALKGH
- the ruvC gene encoding crossover junction endodeoxyribonuclease RuvC, with protein sequence MDCGNGVRKLAVRYSASDSPFVIDGDTRYTEYESNGNRHFAVTNKDKDSLTMRIIGIDPGTGIMGFGVIEVTAGKTVLVTAGAITTPPHTPLAERLEEIYTSLQGIIEETKPQLMAIEKLFFNQNVTTAMSVSHARGVAMLAGQQAGLSIEEYTPLQIKQTITGYGRATKKQMQEMVRLHLNLVEAPKPDDCADALAAALMCAVMNRL
- a CDS encoding YebC/PmpR family DNA-binding transcriptional regulator, encoding MSGHSKWSKIKRDKGANDAKRGAIFTRIGNQIAIAARAGVDPTMNAALALAIEKAKAANMPMSNIQRAIDRVADKSAAALEEVTYEGYGPGGVGIIVETATDNKNRTYPEVRTAITKNGGTMADAGSVAFQFTRKGVIRVGASDESALMTVLDAGAEDAVEEDDEILVYTDMKDLAHSRATIAQSGLPVLDAELQYVPNATVPIVDPDIARKLLKVLDALEELDDVVNVHTNADIQVDIDDES
- a CDS encoding YdbT family protein — translated: MNDEPVNYDKPVAYDADGQPLYAHPVADEETDVTSQPVVPPTIVHLTRPLEPLKQEISPELQEKHDKSVRRYPQLDLSEHEFVILSVRRNMIGMLAPVIMSVIFISLVVAGAILYPQVSSSMRLPTSIDYNIILLIGVLLCVGIATGLYILYWVYVNNLFFLTNESIIEKTQLSLFSSNVKSVGLGDVVEVSYRQTGIIQEIFNYGVVQVGTKDDEVPYIFSYVHAPKEAASSLKDAVEAFKNGRPVGK